In Nicotiana tabacum cultivar K326 chromosome 17, ASM71507v2, whole genome shotgun sequence, one DNA window encodes the following:
- the LOC107785389 gene encoding pentatricopeptide repeat-containing protein At4g21170-like translates to MTIASRALFLFNKSLTTAITVTTTPKSKNWRNQFKQTQLVTQISSILLQRQKIQWPSLLKNLKLSSSQLTPSLFLQILHKTQNTNPQVSLHFFHYAKNNLGFQPDAKVLCTLVHVLLGSGLFKPAKPIMDSLIQTYPPTQIVDFLIQSFKAADFHIQVSVLSSVLDCYCNKGLFFEALQVYRKAREYGYFISIDSCNTLLSLLYRKNESRLAWCYYGSIIRNGVQENVLTCSLIAQMLCKDGKFEKIIPIIDKGLCSPVMYNILIDCYSKRGNFEAAFGYLNDMYRKCIHPTFSTFSSILDGACKYQSAEVMDSVMSTMVEKGHIPKVLSADYNYVIQKLSDLGRTYAAELFFGEASEKKIELPDNTYGSMLGALSKEGRVDDAISMYNIILERKIFVSDKCYSALMSVLCNENPSDEVSSLLKDLIGRGFTPPISHVSKFIVSQCEMRKWKEAEELLNVILQRGLQLESFCCRSLVRHYCFSRRIDSAISLHTELERLGVALDIETYGILLDRLFKSRRHEEAIRIFDYMGAHDMLSSESFSIMIRGLCQEKEFRKAMRLHDEMLKLGLKPDKKAYRRLISGFG, encoded by the coding sequence ATGACCATTGCCTCTAGAGCTCTCTTTCTCTTCAATAAATCACTCACAACAGCAATCACTGTAACGACAAcaccaaagtccaaaaattgGAGAAACCAATTCAAACAAACCCAATTAGTTACCCAAATTTCCTCTATTCTCTTACAAAGACAAAAAATCCAGTGGCCTTCACTTCTCAAGAACCTCAAACTTTCTTCCTCACAATTAACTCCATCGCTCTTCCTTCAAATCCTCCACAAAACCCAAAATACCAACCCACAAGTCTCTCTACATTTCTTCCATTATGCAAAGAACAATCTTGGGTTCCAACCTGATGCCAAAGTTCTTTGTACACTTGTACATGTGCTTCTCGGGTCCGGACTATTCAAACCCGCAAAACCCATAATGGATTCTCTCATTCAAACATACCCACCAACccaaattgttgatttcttgaTTCAGTCATTCAAAGCTGCTGATTTTCACATTCAGGTTTCAGTCTTGAGCTCAGTTCTTGATTGTTATTGCAATAAAGGTTTGTTCTTTGAAGCTCTTCAGGTTTATAGAAAAGCTAGAGAATATGGTTATTTTATATCTATTGATAGTTGCAATACATTGCTTAGTTTGCTGTATAGAAAGAATGAGTCAAGACTGGCTTGGTGTTATTATGGTTCTATAATTAGGAATGGGGTTCAGGAGAATGTGCTTACTTGTTCCCTAATTGCTCAGATGCTTTGTAAAGATGggaaatttgagaaaattattCCTATTATTGACAAGGGTTTATGTAGTCCTGTTATGTATAATATACTTATAGACTGTTACTCCAAAAGAGGGAATTTTGAAGCTGCATTTGGATATTTAAATGATATGTATAGGAAATGTATTCATCCTACCTTTAGTACTTTTAGCTCAATTCTTGATGGTGCTTGCAAATATCAAAGTGCCGAAGTGATGGACTCAGTGATGAGTACCATGGTGGAGAAAGGACATATTCCAAAAGTTTTGTCGGCCGATTACAATTATGTAATTCAGAAGCTCTCTGATTTGGGAAGGACATATGCAGCTGAATTATTTTTCGGGGAAGCTTCTGAAAAAAAGATTGAGCTGCCAGATAACACTTATGGCTCTATGCTAGGGGCACTTTCCAAGGAAGGTAGAGTTGACGATGCTATTTCGATGTACAACATTATACTTGAGAGGAAAATTTTCGTCAGTGACAAATGCTATAGTGCCTTAATGAGTGTCCTATGCAATGAAAATCCATCAGACGAAGTTAGCAGTTTGTTGAAAGATTTAATAGGAAGAGGATTCACTCCTCCCATTTCTCATGTGTCTAAATTTATTGTTTCTCAGTGTGAAATGCGTAAGTGGAAAGAAGCTGAGGAGCTTCTGAATGTTATTCTTCAGAGAGGACTTCAGCTTGAATCTTTTTGTTGTCGCTCTTTGGTGCGGCACTATTGCTTTAGCAGAAGGATTGATTCTGCCATTTCTTTACATACTGAACTAGAGAGACTTGGTGTTGCTTTAGATATCGAGACCTACGGTATACTACTTGACAGGCTGTTTAAATCAAGACGGCACGAAGAAGCTATAAGGATATTTGATTACATGGGAGCTCATGACATGTTAAGCAGTGAAAGTTTTTCAATCATGATTAGAGGGCTATGTCAGGAAAAGGAATTTAGGAAAGCAATGAGATTGCATGATGAGATGTTGAAATTGGGGCTTAAACCCGACAAAAAAGCATATAGGCGTTTGATTTCTGGGTTTGGCTAA
- the LOC107785385 gene encoding putative xyloglucan endotransglucosylase/hydrolase protein 8, producing the protein MERNMGDLLLFAALVATLFSSSHAQLIKGAFENTFSKSCPGTHFKTSQDGQIWYLTLDQVSDCGFITKQSYRFGWFSTKLKLVGGDSAGVVTAFYMCSEVEAGPLRDEIDFEFLGNRTGQPYLIQTNVYNNGSGGREMRHLLWFDPTQDFHTYSILWNSHQIVFFVDKVPIRVYKNANHTNNFFPAERPMYVFSSIWNADNWATRGGLDKINWTSAPFIASYKEFTLDACQWKDPFPACVSTTTQHWWDQYNAWHLSSKQKIDYTWVQRNFVVYDYCQDSVRNRYKPQECWLSPLD; encoded by the exons ATGGAGAGAAATATGGGTGATCTTCTCTTATTTGCAGCACTAGTGGCTACCCTTTTTTCATCATCACATGCTCAACTTATCAAAGGTGCATTTGAAAACACCTTCAGTAAAAGCTGTCCGGGTACTCATTTCAAGACTTCTCAAGATGGACAGATCTGGTATCTCACCTTAGACCAAGTATCAG ATTGTGGGTTTATCACCAAGCAGAGCTATAGATTTGGTTGGTTTAGCACAAAGTTGAAATTGGTAGGAGGTGACTCTGCTGGTGTTGTGACAGCCTTTTAT ATGTGCTCGGAAGTAGAGGCAGGACCATTGAGAGATGAGATAGATTTTGAGTTCTTGGGAAACAGAACAGGGCAGCCTTATCTTATTCAGACCAATGTGTACAATAATGGCAGTGGTGGACGTGAGATGAGGCATCTTCTCTGGTTTGACCCTACTCAGGACTTTCATACCTATTCCATTCTTTGGAACTCCCACCAAATTGT GTTTTTCGTTGATAAGGTTCCAATAAGGGTATACAAGAACGCGAATCACACGAACAATTTTTTTCCAGCTGAGAGGCCAATGTACGTGTTTTCTAGCATATGGAATGCAGATAATTGGGCTACTAGAGGAGGATTGGACAAGATAAACTGGACAAGTGCACCATTTATAGCAAGTTATAAGGAGTTTACTTTAGATGCTTGTCAATGGAAAGATCCTTTCCCAGCTTGTGTTTCCACCACTACACAGCACTGGTGGGATCAGTATAATGCTTGGCACCTATCAAGTAAACAGAAGATTGATTATACTTGGGTGCAGAGAAACTTTGTAGTTTATGATTATTGCCAGGATAGTGTAAGAAACCGTTACAAGCCTCAAGAGTGTTGGTTAAGTCCATTGGACTAA